Proteins encoded together in one Lathyrus oleraceus cultivar Zhongwan6 chromosome 5, CAAS_Psat_ZW6_1.0, whole genome shotgun sequence window:
- the LOC127079595 gene encoding uncharacterized mitochondrial protein AtMg00860-like produces the protein MARRNGCDIVEALQAMAQVMGHAQHALQAQQNNQDEGGEGRGLSRFQRNNPLTFKRRYDLEDAQTWLQEIEKIFGVMVYINAQHVLYETLSFLGHVISCGGITVDPSKVDAVLQWEALKTVIEIGSFLGLVGCYRRFIEGFSKLALPLTQLIRMGQALVWNIECEESFRELKKRLTIAPVLTLPDVKEPFVVYCDASRWV, from the exons TGCAAGCTATGGCTCAAGTAATGGGACATGCACAACATGCTTTGCAGGCTCAACAGAACAATCAGGATGAAGGTGGTGAGGGTCGTGGACTAAGCAGATTCCAGAGGAATAATCCTCTGACCTTTAAAAGGAGGTATGATCTAGAAGACGCGCAGACTTGGTTGCAGGAAATTGAAAAGATATTCGGGGTTATGGTTTATATTAATGCTCAGCATGTTCTTTACGAGACTC TTAGTTTTCTGGGTCATGTAATCTCCTGTGGTGGTATAACGGTGGATCCTTCAAAAGTAGATGCAGTATTACAGTGGGAAGCTCTGAAGACAGTTATTGAGATCGGAAGTTTCCTTGGACTAGTCGGTTGCTACAGGAGATTCATCGAGGGTTTTTCCAAGTTAGCTCTACCTTTGACTCAGTTGATCCGAATGGGTCAAGCACTCGTGTGGAATATCGAGTGTGAGGAAAGTTTTAGAGAATTGAAGAAGAGGTTGACTATTGCACCAGTTTTAACCTTACCAGATGTGAAGGAACCATTTGTAGTATATTGTGACGCGTCAAGATGGGTTTAG